The DNA window ATGCCTTGCTGATCCGGCGCATGTCCCTGATCTCCATCAGGACATGCGTGAAGGGGGGACCGGGGAGCGCGCCGCTGGTGCTCCCCGCTGCGCGAGCGCATGAGGAAATTCTGCCGGTGCACTGGTGCGCCCGTCCGGCAGTCCCATGATCCGGAGAAGAGTAGAGCAGCGGTATGAGCCACGGGGAGCGGCACTTCGACATCCTCCTGATCGACGATAGCCCGAGCGACGCGCGGCTGGTGCGCGAGGCGCTGGAAGGCCGGGCTGCGCGATGCAGGCTCAGCGTCGCGGCGAACGGTGTGGAGGGAGTGGCCTTCCTGAGGAGGGAGGGCAAATACGTCACTGCGCCCCGGCCGGATCTCATCTTGCTCGATCTGAACCTCCCCATGAAGAACGGCGCGGAGGTGCTGCAGGAGATCAAGGCCGATGAGGCCCTGATGCACATCCCCGTCGTGGTGCTGTCCAGCTCTGCCTCCCAGGAGGATGTTCAGAGGGCATATGGCTTGCACGCAAACTGCTACGTAACCAAGCCTGGCGACCTCGACTGCTTCATTCAGGTCATACGTACGATCGAGGACTTCTGGCTCACGACGGTGCAGCTCTCGAACGATTGAACGATATGGACGGTCCTGTCATCAATGTCCTGCTCGTGGAGGACAACCCTGCGGATGCCCGCTTGCTGCGCGAGATGGTGGCGGAAGCGGTGGCGTCGGATCTCGTGGTGACCCACGTGGATCGGGTTGCGCTCGCGCTGAAGGCCATCGGAGAGCAGTGCTTCGATGTGGTCCTGCTGGATCTGTCCTTGCCAGACAGCTTCGGGTTCGAGGGCTTCGTCAAGATTCATACGGCCGCGCCGACGCTACCGCTGGTGATCCTGTCCAATCTGGATGATGAGGCGCTGGCGCTGCGGGCAGTACAGGAGGGCGCCCAGGATTACCTGCCCAAGGGGCGAATCAAGGGACCCGCGCTGGTCCGTGCAGTTCGTTACGCAGTGGAGCGTGGGCGGCGTGAGGCAGCTCAGCTGGCGAGCGTGGTCGCGCAGGCAGGGGTCACACCCGTGTCGGCCGTGGTGCCTTCGAGCGGCGGCAGGTTGGTGCCGGCGGGGGGCGCTGTCGGGCAAGCGCAGACCGTGCGCGCGACGCCACGGCCCCATGCGGACAACCTGCCGACGGGCACGCGGATCGGCAACTACTCCATCACGGGGCGCATCGGCCGGGGTGGCATGGGTGTGGTCTACGAGGCCGAGAACACGATTCTGCGCCGCAAGGTGGCGATCAAGGTGATGCCGGATGCGCTCGCCAAGGATCCCGATGCCCTTCGACGCTTCCAGCGCGAGGCGCGGGCGGCCGCGCAGATCGATCACCCCAACGTGGTCGGGATCTATGACATCGGCGAGTGGGAAGGAGCGTACTTCATCGCGATGCCGCTCGTCCGTGGCGGGAGCGTGCAAGCGCTGCTCTCTGCGGGAGGTCCGCTTCACTGGCGCCAGGCGACGGAGGTCGCTGCCGATGTCTGCCGGGGGCTCGCGGCGGCTCATGCGGCGGGGGTGGTGCATCGGGACATCAAGCCCGACAACATCCTCATCGGCACCGACGGTGTCGTCCGCATCGTCGACTTCGGTCTGGCGCAGGCCGTGGCATCCAACGACTCGCTGTCTTCGTCCAGTGACGGACAGGGCATCGTTGCGGGCACGCTGCACTACATGAGCCCGGAGCAGTGCCAGGGCCAGCGTGTCGGGCCCGCCAGCGACATCTATTCACTCGGTGCCGCCTACCACGCGATGCTCGTCGGCAAGCCGCCCTACGAGGGAGACAGCAAGCGTATCTTGTGGGGGCACTGCTTCTGCTCCCCGCCGCATGCCCACTCCTTGAACGCGACCGTCCCCGAGGTCTGCACGGAGATCATCCGCAGAGCGATGGCTCGTGAGCCCATGTCCCGCTTCGAGAGCGTGGAGCGCATGCTCGGCGATCTGGAGCGGGCGCTCTTCGAGGAGTCACCCGTGAACGTGGCCTCCTGAGCCGCGACGTCCAGTTCCGGCGACAGGTGAGACGGCTGTCTGGCTGGCGGGAGTAGAAATTAATGTTGTCTGCTTCACGAAGCCATTCATGGGCTGTCGAACGCGCCGGTGTCGTCTGTTTTGAATGATAGAAATTGGTCTGTTGGCGTAAGGATGGCGCGACATGGCCACGAAGAAGACGCCGAAGGGGGATGCTCCGCAGAGCAGTGAGGTTCAGGCGATGCCGCCCGGAATGGGCATGCCGCCTGGCATGATGCCTGGAGGGATGGCGCCCGGGATGATGCCGGGAATGACCCCTGGAATGATGCCTGGGGGGATGGCGCCCGGGATGATGCCGGGAATGACCCCTGGAATGATGCCTGGGGGGATGGCGCCCGGGATGATGCCGGGGATGGCCCCTGGAATGATGCCCGGGATGATGCCCGGGATGGGGATGCCCATGGGAGGGAATCCCATGATGGCCATGATGCAGATGATGCAGATGATGATGGGGGGCGGGATGGTCGCGCCTTCCGTCGATCCCGCTGCCGTTCCCTTTGCGGGCGCCTCGGCGGCCGCCGACGCAGGGGCAGGGCTCGACGCGGACATCATCCGGCCAGCGCTCATCGTCGATCGCATCAAGACCCAGGAGGCCGTGAAGCTGGGCTCGGTGCTGGACGTGCTCTGCTTGACGGAGGACGGGAAGAACGCGCTCGGCGGTGTCCCCAAGGGGTGTACGATCGCGCTCGCGGGGCCTCCCGGGAAGGGGAAGACACGGTCGGCGCTGTCAGGGATGGCGCGCGTCGCGCGGGAAGGTCACAAGGTCGCGTTCGTCATCGCGGAAGAAGGGTTCCACGACGAGGCAGGATCGGGGCGTGACGATCTCTGCTCGCGGATGACCAAGATCGGCATGGCTGCAACGCAGCTCGATGAGGAGACGTTCGCCAAGGAGGTCCTGGAGAACGTGTTCGTTCTGGAGAGCCAGTACCACAAGGGGCAAAGCTGGGACGATTTCGTCGGGAAGTACCGCTATCTGGTGGAGAAAGAGAACATCCGCTTCGTGGTGATCGACTCGCTGAACATGCTCGATCCCACGAAGAATCGGACGGCGGACAACCTCTCGGCGCTGAAGACGTACAACCACGCGAAGGGGATCACCTGCATCTGCATCGGTCAGATCAGGGACACGGGCCTGCCGGTGGGCGGAGAGGCGCTCCAGCACACCGCGGACGTGGTGCTCCTGATCGAGGAGATGAGCCTCGGTTCGAAGGAGCAAGCGGAGCAGTGGGGCGGGAAGTACCGGGAGAAGATCGACGTGATCAGCGCGGTGAAGAGCGTGACCACGCCCATCTTTCCCTTCCCGATCCGGATCGGGCGCGCGTCGGGGACCGGGTTGATGAGCGTGCACCCGGCCCAGCCTGCCGATTACGCCGTGCTACCGGCGCGGTGAGACGGTGAAGATCGTCCAGTCCGACGACGTCCGGGGATGGTTCACCCGGACGGCCCCCCTGTCCGAGCTGCTGCGCTCCATCGGGGAGCGGCAGCTCGAAGGCAGCTACATCGAGCGGGTGGTGGGGATGCCACTCCACCTGCGCTTCCTGGTGGAGAGGCTGTCGCGTGAGCGGCTCGCCCAGGGCAAGAGCCCGGACGTCCCCGCCGCGGCGCTGGATTCGATCCCGTTCCACGCGCTCTGCACCGGCTTCTTCTTGCCGCTCAGCGTGATGGCGCCCGAGCGCGCGGTGCAACTCTTCGGGCTGCGCGTCCCGCCGCCACCCGACACGGCGGGAAGGGAAGCGCTGCTGGGGAAGCTGCTGGGCAAGAACCTCGGGCTGAGCGCGGAGCAGAAGATCGCCTGCATCCTGGGAGACCCCTTCATGGGGCGCCCGAGCACGTTCCGCCGCGACAGCCTGGTGCGTTTGCTGATGAGTGTGCAGCTCATCGGCTGGCGCGAGGTGCTCGATCAGCTTTCGGCTGTGGGTGATGTGGCGGTGCTGTTCGCTGCATCGCGACCGAACCCGATAGGGCAGCCCCCCTTGACGGCGGCCGAGGTGCTGGAGGTGCTGCGCCTCCTGCCCGACGAGCGGCGCAACGCAAAGTTCGAGATCTTGCGGGCGCTGTTCGGGCGGTGCGGGAAGGTCGAGGCGTACTTCCTGGCGAAGCTGCTGCTCCGGAAGGCAGGCTTCGGGTTCGACTACCAGGGGCCACTCATCGCGCGGATGCTGGGCGGCGCCTACGGTGCCTCCGAGGAGCTGGTGTCCCACGCCATGGCATTGACCGACGCCTTCCATGTCGCGCGCGTGCTCTCGCAAGAGGGAGCGGCAGGCCTGAAAAAGATCCAGCTCCAGCCACTGGTCCCCGTGCGTCCGGCGCTCGCGAGCGGCTCGACCGACGAGCTCAAGAAGTTCCCGGTGTGGGTGGAGCGCAAGTACGACGGCATACGCCTCATGCTGCACAAGTCGACGGACGCTCGTGGCTCGATGCTCTGCGGCGCGTACACGCGCAACCGTGGGGACTGGCTGGAACTCGTCCCCGGGCTCGACATGACGATCAAGAGCTTGCCCGCCCAGAACGCGATCGTGGATGGCGAACTTCACGGCACGGTGATCGATCTGGCGGGACCGCGGCCGGCCACCGTGTACGAGGTCTACGCTGCCTTGCAGGGCGAGCGGGCGACGCCGGTGAGCCTGAAGTACGCGGCGTTCGACGTGATCTACCTGAACGGCCGGGACCTGACGGGCCTGCCGCTCTCGGAGCGCAGAACGTGGCTGTCGATGCTGGTGACGCCTGTCTCCGGGATGCCCTTGCCCGTACCTGTGGGCATGGCCGACGGACAGCTTGCGACGACCCGCGACGACGTGAGCCGGCTCTACCACCACTTCCGGGCGCAGCGGTACGAGGGGATCGTGGTCAAGGATCTGGAGGGCCGCTACCGCCTCGCCGAGCGCGACCCGAGCTGGCTCAAGCGAAAGCCCGAGATCACGCTGGATCTGGTGCTGATCGGCGCGCTGCCAGCCGTGACCACCAAGGAGCGCGTGGGGGCCTTCGGCTCCTATGTGATCGCTGCCCGTGGCGCCGAGGGCTTCGAGGACGTCGGTGATGTGGCCGGGGTCGACCGGGAGCGAGACGCAGAGATCCAGGGAGAGATCCTGCGCGAAGGGCTCCTCACGGGGCGACGCATCGAGCGCAAGAGCGCCTCGGGGGCGCGGGCCGGATACGAGCTGCGGCCTCACATCGTGGTGACCGTGAAGTTCGAGGGAATCGCGCGTGACTCGGAGGGGCGCTTGACCCTCCGGGATCCGAAGATCGCGATGCTGCGAGCGGACAAACCCGCTTCGGAGGCGGACAGTGTGAAGGCCCTCGAAGAGGTGTACCTGAGGCAGCGGGTCGGGTAGGCGCGTCTGCTCTACATCGACAGACCGAGGGAGAGCTTGGCCATCTGGGCGATGACCGTGGCGTCACTCGCGACGGAGGTGAGCAGCGGCGTGAGCGCCGTCTCCAGGGGAGTGACGTCCGGGTAGTCGAGGATGCGCGCCATGCTGTGCGCCGCCTCGCAGGTGAGCTCTTGCTCGGTGGCGAGGGCGACGGATGCGGCCGCTCCGATCCGGCCCTCGGCGGCAGGGAACGCTGCCTGGCAGAGCGCCTCGAGGACCTCCTGCGCGAGGTTCGGGAGCAGGCCGACCTCGGCCAGCGCGGTGCGCGTCAGGAGAGCAGCGAGTGTGGCTGCCTCGGCGCGCAGTGCATCCATCACCAGCGAGCCGAGGGCGCCTTGCCAGCGCGTGACTTCCTGGGCGCGGCTCGCCTCGAACTCTCCGGCTGGCGCCTCGGAGACGGGGAGGAGCTGAGCGAGCAGCTCGGTCGTGGCCTCGTCGAGTGGCACCTGTCGGATCGTGAGCAGGTCGTGCGTGCGCAGAAATCCGAGGAGCAACCGCGTCGTCGCGTCGCGCAGCAGCGGGGAGAGAGACGCTCCGATCTCCGTGGTCGTGGCCCCTTTCGGTGGGACGACGGAGGCGGTCACGGCGCGCATGCTGCTCGAGACCGAGCGCCTGCGCTGCGAGACCGAGGCGGGGCCCGAGCGGAGGCCGACCGACGAGGGAGGACCAGGGATGCTACCTGGTTGCTGGGGGCCGAAAGGCGGGATGCCGCTGGAAGGGATGCCGCTGGAAGGGATGCCGCTGGAGGGGATTCCGCTGGAGGGGACGACGCTGGGCGATACGTTGCTCGGCGGGATGACGCTGGGCGACAAATTGCTCGGAGGGATGACGCTGGGTGAGAGCGCGCTTGGCGGGATGACGCTGGGCGAGAGCGCGCTCGGTGGATAGGAGACACTTGGCGGAGCGTAGGTCGCGCTCGGTGGATAGGGGGTGACGCCGCTCGGGGGAGGTGCCGTCGCCGGCAGGCGAATGTCGCCCGCTGCGCCTGGTGGAGGCAGGGTGGAGGCGCGGCGTCGAACGTTGGTGCTCAGGTCTCCAACGACATGGAGCGCTGCCAGGTCCATGTTCCGGATCGGGGGCAAGCCGATGGGGAGCCGCATGGTCAACGTGGCGACGATGCTCTGCTCGTTGCCGAGCAGATCCTCGTGACCGGGCACCTCGTGGAAGAGGAGTTCCGCCAGGTGAGCGCAGCGATCTGCGGCCTCGTCCGCGGCGGCTTGTGTCAAGGCATCTCGAAAATGGACGGTCAGCTTGGCGCGGACCCGACGGTTGTCGCGGGTCTGTGCCGTGACGACGCGCGAGGCGCTCTCCACCTCGGCGAGGTCCCGCCCGAACGGCCAGAATCCCATGCCGACCATTGTGGCGCGAACAGGGGGTCGCGCGCGAGATTCTAGCTCGCTCGTCCTCCGGAGAGGGACGTCGTGTTCATGAACCTGACGTCCGTCCAGGCCGGGTGTCTGGCAATCGGTGGCGCAACCTACCAGCGAGGAGGGGGGATGCGCGCAAGCTCCTCCGCCACCTTGCTGGCGTCTCGCGGACGACCCTCTGGATCCTTCGACAGCATCCGGTCGAGCAGATCGCTGAGCGCCTGAGGAAGGGTCGGATCGATCGAGCGGGCAGGGGGAACTTCCTGGCTGACCACCGCCAGCAACTTCGTCACCACATCATCTCCGAGGAACGCTTCACGGCCCGTCACGCACCGGAAGATCACACATCCCAGAGAGAACACATCAGCACGGGCATCGATCGACGTCTTCCCGCGCGCTTGCTCGGGCGCCATGTAGCCTGGCGTGCCGATCATGTCCCCTGGTGTGGTGAGCTGATTGC is part of the Chondromyces crocatus genome and encodes:
- a CDS encoding protein kinase domain-containing protein, which encodes MDGPVINVLLVEDNPADARLLREMVAEAVASDLVVTHVDRVALALKAIGEQCFDVVLLDLSLPDSFGFEGFVKIHTAAPTLPLVILSNLDDEALALRAVQEGAQDYLPKGRIKGPALVRAVRYAVERGRREAAQLASVVAQAGVTPVSAVVPSSGGRLVPAGGAVGQAQTVRATPRPHADNLPTGTRIGNYSITGRIGRGGMGVVYEAENTILRRKVAIKVMPDALAKDPDALRRFQREARAAAQIDHPNVVGIYDIGEWEGAYFIAMPLVRGGSVQALLSAGGPLHWRQATEVAADVCRGLAAAHAAGVVHRDIKPDNILIGTDGVVRIVDFGLAQAVASNDSLSSSSDGQGIVAGTLHYMSPEQCQGQRVGPASDIYSLGAAYHAMLVGKPPYEGDSKRILWGHCFCSPPHAHSLNATVPEVCTEIIRRAMAREPMSRFESVERMLGDLERALFEESPVNVAS
- a CDS encoding RNA ligase family protein, with protein sequence MKIVQSDDVRGWFTRTAPLSELLRSIGERQLEGSYIERVVGMPLHLRFLVERLSRERLAQGKSPDVPAAALDSIPFHALCTGFFLPLSVMAPERAVQLFGLRVPPPPDTAGREALLGKLLGKNLGLSAEQKIACILGDPFMGRPSTFRRDSLVRLLMSVQLIGWREVLDQLSAVGDVAVLFAASRPNPIGQPPLTAAEVLEVLRLLPDERRNAKFEILRALFGRCGKVEAYFLAKLLLRKAGFGFDYQGPLIARMLGGAYGASEELVSHAMALTDAFHVARVLSQEGAAGLKKIQLQPLVPVRPALASGSTDELKKFPVWVERKYDGIRLMLHKSTDARGSMLCGAYTRNRGDWLELVPGLDMTIKSLPAQNAIVDGELHGTVIDLAGPRPATVYEVYAALQGERATPVSLKYAAFDVIYLNGRDLTGLPLSERRTWLSMLVTPVSGMPLPVPVGMADGQLATTRDDVSRLYHHFRAQRYEGIVVKDLEGRYRLAERDPSWLKRKPEITLDLVLIGALPAVTTKERVGAFGSYVIAARGAEGFEDVGDVAGVDRERDAEIQGEILREGLLTGRRIERKSASGARAGYELRPHIVVTVKFEGIARDSEGRLTLRDPKIAMLRADKPASEADSVKALEEVYLRQRVG
- a CDS encoding RAD55 family ATPase, with translation MGGNPMMAMMQMMQMMMGGGMVAPSVDPAAVPFAGASAAADAGAGLDADIIRPALIVDRIKTQEAVKLGSVLDVLCLTEDGKNALGGVPKGCTIALAGPPGKGKTRSALSGMARVAREGHKVAFVIAEEGFHDEAGSGRDDLCSRMTKIGMAATQLDEETFAKEVLENVFVLESQYHKGQSWDDFVGKYRYLVEKENIRFVVIDSLNMLDPTKNRTADNLSALKTYNHAKGITCICIGQIRDTGLPVGGEALQHTADVVLLIEEMSLGSKEQAEQWGGKYREKIDVISAVKSVTTPIFPFPIRIGRASGTGLMSVHPAQPADYAVLPAR
- a CDS encoding response regulator; protein product: MSHGERHFDILLIDDSPSDARLVREALEGRAARCRLSVAANGVEGVAFLRREGKYVTAPRPDLILLDLNLPMKNGAEVLQEIKADEALMHIPVVVLSSSASQEDVQRAYGLHANCYVTKPGDLDCFIQVIRTIEDFWLTTVQLSND